CTGCACATTGCCCATATCGTCCTTGGCGCTTATCTCCCCTGTTCTGGATATGCTGATCTCTTTCTGAGTGCTATCAAATGTTATGGGATTTCCCGTATCATCTAAAACCGGGTATCCTTCAGATGTGACCAGCATAGCTTGATCGCCGCTTACGCTTAGCTTAAAGCTCCCATCCCTGGTGTAAAGCCTCTGTCCGTTTAGCCCCTGTACCACAAAAAATCCCTTGCCATCTATAGCCAAGTCAAAGGGATTATTGGTCTGCTGCAAATTGCCTTCAGAAAAATCCCTGGCAGTAGCCGCCGGCCTTACCCCCACTCCCACCTGTATATTAACAGGTGAACCCACGTACTGCTGATTGGAAGGCCCTTGTATCGTATCGTAAATCAAATCCTTAAATTCGGCCCTCGCAGCCTTATACCCCGTAGTATTGGCATTGGCCAGATTATTGGAAATGACATCTACGTTTAACTGCTGAGCATTCATTCCCGTGGCAGCTGTCCATAGAGCTCTTATCATTTGTGTTTCTCCTCCTCCTTAAATTCTGCCTACTTCATTTACCGCTTTGTTTAAGGTGTCGTCCATGGCAGTAATCACTTTTTGATTGGCCTCATAGGCTCTGGTCACCTCTATCATATCCACCATTTCCTCTATTGGATTGACATTTGATGCCTCAACGTAACCCTGGCGAATCCCCCCCACAGGTCTGTTGCCTATAGGACCTGTAATCAGGTTATCACCAAACTTGGTTATGGCACCCCCATTGCCCCCATTGATGTCCACTAACCTGAGGGTATCAACGTAATTGCCATTTACGTATATGTCTCCATTGGGATTTACAGTTACCTGGCCTTGAGGAAGATTGATGACGCCGTTTACGCCCAAAACAGGCATACCCTCGGTAGTAACTAAAAGCCCATTGCTACCTCTGGTAAAGCGGCCATCTCGCGTATACAAAACCCTGTTGCCGCTTTGTACAGCGAAAAAGCCATTGCCGTCAATAGCCAAATCTAAAGGATTGTCTGTCTTTTGAAAACTTCCTTGGGATAAATCCGTATATATTCCTCCGGACCACACGCCGTAGTTGATGGTGCCTATATCAGGTTTTTTCAGAGAGGCATCTGTATAACCCTGCCGGTCCATAAGAATCTCCGGAAAAGACCTGGTCACGTTGTAATCTTTTTTAAAAGCCGCAGTATTGACATTGGCCAGATTATTGGATATAGTGTCCATTCTAGCCATCTGATCTACCATACCAGTAGCCGCTATGTACAAACCTCTTATCACAGCTTATCTTCACCTCTCCACAAAGACCATCTTCGCATCAGAATAGATGCTGCTGGCATCCAACGTACCTATGTATTCTAACGCTTTGCCTGTTCCCAGAGCTACACAGGATATAGGGTCGTCAGCCAAATACACAGGCACGCTTAGCTTGTCCTGCAACAGCTTATCTAAATTCCTGAGGAGAGAACCACCCCCTGTCAGCACAATACCCTTATCGCCTATATCACCTACCAGCTCAGGAGGTGTTCGTTCCAACACACTGTGTATGGCATCCACAATCACGCTTAAAGACTCGCTCAAAGCTTCCAGGATCTCATCGCAACTTACTTCAACGATCATAGGCAAACCCGTAACCAGGCTCCTGCCCCTCACGTTCACTTTAATAGGCGGATCCAAGGGGATGGCCGTACCTGCGTTTATCTTAAGCTCCTCAGCAGTCCTCTCGCCTATCATGAGGTGATATTTTTTCCTTATGTACCTCGCTATGGCTTCATCAAAGTCGTCGCCAGCTGTCTTTATGGACATGCTCACCACCGTTCCACCCAGTGATATAACCGCTATATCCGTAGTGCCTCCTCCTATGTCTACAACCATACAGCCACTGGGCTTTGATATGTCAAGACCTGCTCCGATAGCCGCCGCTATGGGCTCTTCGATCAAAAAGGCCTTCTTTGCTCCGGCTTGATACGCGGCATCAATCACAGCTCGCTTCTCCACTTCCGTTATACTGCTGGGGACGCTTATCATAACCCTCGGCCTAAAAAAAGACCTCTCGCCACAAGCCTTATTTATAAAATACCTCAACATCTTTCTAGTCACTTCAAAATCCGATATAACTCCTTGTCTGAGAGGTCTTACAGCTATTATATTGCCAGGAGTTCTTCCTATCATCCTTCTCGCTTCACTGCCTATGGCCAGCAACCTCCCCGTCTTGGCTTCCACTGCCACTACCGACGGTTCCATCAGGACAATGCCCTTACCTCTAACGTATAAAATTACAGAAGCCGTGCCCAAGTCGATGCCTATATCCATACCGAAACCGAACATCTAAATTCGTCCTTTCACCTATACTCGTTCATTAATTAATTCTATATGATTCTGAAAAATCCTCCTTTTTTGCTGTTAAATGTTTTAAATTTTTGTATTTCAACCGGGTGGCTTTACCTCCCCTTATATGTCTCTCAGCTTTATTTTTTTCCAGCACGTTCTTTACGCCTTTATAAAGTTCGGGATTTATCTTAGGAAGCCTCTCAGTCATATCCTTGTGTACAGTGCTTTTGCTTACGCCAAAGACACTGGCTGTCTCCCTGACTGTCGCTTCAGCCTTTATGACGTATTTGGCTATTTCCACGACCCTTTCATCAATGTTGCCTTTCACAAAAAAGCCCCCTTTACCCGACTTTGTATTAATATATGCAAAGCGGATAAGGGGTAGAACACGTCACTTCTTTATATAGTCATGAGGGTTGACATTTTTTCCGTCTTTCAAAACCTCAAAGTGCACATGGGTCCCATCGGCGATTTCAAAGCTGGCAGACTGTCCCACATAGCCTATCACATCGCCTTGATTAACCGTCTGCCCTTCTTTTACTTTTATATCCTCTGCTAAAGAAGAATACCTGGTCTCATAACCGCCGCTATGCTTGATGACCACTGTATTACCCAGTTTCAGATCCTTGTACACCTTCTCAACAATTCCCGACATAGCAGCTTTAACAGGCGTCTCCGCCTTCGCCGCCACATCTATGCCGTTATGGGTTCGCCATTCGTCCAGGGTCTTTGAGTAAATCAGGTTACTCATGGCATAATCCATTGAAATCGTACCTTCTGCCGGCATGATCATACTGGCCGCCACAGTAGACGCCACCGGACTGGCGTCAACTACAGGCGCTGTCACGCTTTTGATAGGCTTTTCAGAAGTGCCTGCGCTAGCAGGGACCTGGTTTTGTACCGTTTTTTCTCCTTGACTAGTTTGATTATCTTTATCGCTTTTTTGCGCCTGTGACTGTACCTTCTGTTCTGACTTTTGTGTGTTTTCCTGCGCCGTGCCGTTCTTCAGATCTTTATTTATGTCCCCTATGATAATATCGCTGTCGCTCTTGTTCACACTGGAGCCTACCTGATTTTGGGCCGTATTTTTAGGCAGGACCTCCTTTTTAGCCAGCTTATTGATATTGTGGTTAACCGTAACCATCGCTGCAATGGCCACTATGACAATACACGATAACAGGATGACATAAAAACTGTTCTTTTGTAAAAATTTTTTCACCCTATTCCACCTCCAACAATAGTATAGCCATATATTGGTGGAATATACTTTACATCACTGTTTTTTGTAAAACTCCCTTATGCTCGCGATAGTCACATCTTTATAATAGTGCTTTAATATGTCTTCATAGTTGCTCCCATGCTCTGCCATGCCGTCAGCCCCAAACTGGCTCATGCCAACACCGTGTCCGTACCCGGTTACGTCCATTACGACGTCATTGCCATTAAAGGCGAACCGGACATTGGTGGAATTAAGCCCGTATATATTCCTCAGCTCTTCGCCGGTCAAAACCTGATCTCCTATTCTGATCTTTTTTACCCTGTTGGTCTGAGAATACTCCAGGACTTTAACTTGCGATGGTAGGTTAGAAACATCAACCCTGGCCATAGGCCTTAGCGCTTTTAACCTCTGTATAAACTCGCTTTTCGCCATCACAACCCTTGATTTATACTTGGGTGCGCTCTCCTCGTAAGGACTATCCACGCTTACCAAGTATGGGATATTTTTACCCCACACGTCTGCCGCGCTCTCGGTTCTGCCTCCGCTTATAGCGTGAAAAACAGGCTGTATAAGTTTATCCTCGTATACGAGAACCTGCCCTTTTGTGCTGTCTACCGCCTCATCTATTTTGGCCTTATACATGCTGTAATTTTTCCCCCACCTTGACTTTAACTCCTCGTCAGACGCCCATGCCTGACAGTGGTGTGAATCTGTACACACATCAGCACCCGGGTGCTCCCCATCGCCTTTGCCTCCAAATTCCCTCATCTTGCTCACCGCGTAAGTCCTGGAGGCAACAGCCTGGGCCTTTAACGCTTCTATGCTAAAATCGGCAGGCATCTCTGCAGCCACCACTCCTTTTACGTACTGTTCCAACGGCATGCCTTGAATTTTACCCTTTTGGACCACGTACACGTTTATGTTCACATCTTTGTAATCCTGCTGACTGCTCACGGTACCAGATGCGTTGTTGTCGCTGGTTATTATGTACGAGGTCTTAGCACCTCCCTTGCCCGATACCAATGGCTTTTCGGGGGATATGGCGTTCCAGCTAAGCACGATACTCACCGGCAAAAACACCACAGCCGCAAATAGCCCTACAAGAAAATAAATGAGCATCTTCATAAAAATTCCTCCTTTGCGCCTTTACAGTAAATTTATATGCGCTCAAGGAGGATAATTGTCTTTAAAAATTCAACACTCTATTCACATAATCCTTTACCATGTCATCGCTGAGGAATTGAATAAACCGATCTAAAAAAACAGATACCTCTGCCCTTGTCATAACCTGCTGGGGATTTACCCTGTTGTACTCATCCCCCTGGATAAGCCCTACGAGATGGGCCACGTAAACGCAATCCCTGGCCCACGGGCTTATCTTAAAATCATCGGCAAAAGGCGTGTGGTATTGACCTGCAGGGGCCAGGGACTCCAGTCCCAGCGCCCTTATGGCTATGGTTATAGCCTGTTCCCTCGTAAGGGATTGGGAAGGCGAAAAGGTATTAGGTGAAGTCCCCTCCATAAGGCCGCTAGAAGCCACTGCCTTTATGTACTTGTAATCGCTGTTGTTTACTGACACATCTAAAAATGGAGATACCTCTGGGGTGTTACTCCGATTGCGCACGGAAATAGACATGCTGCCAGTGCTGTCATCGATTTTAATGCCCGCAACTATAGCTATTGCCCTGGCGAAGTCCGCCCTCTTTACAGGCAACGCTGGTCCAAAGTAGTCAGAGCTGCCCTGAAATACACCTAAAGCCAGTATTTTTTTTATAGAGTCCTCTGCCCAGTGCCCTTTTATGTCTCTTTTTTCCCCTACTGCCAGCGGCTGTGTTATCTCAGGAGTCATGTTCACCGCCAACATACCGCTCTTCTCTACCCTTTCCGATGACAGCACGCCGTTGTTCCACCGTGGGAGGTTGTAGGTATATTGAAGTACATCCTGACCCTGGCTTTTAACCACGTAATTGCCTTTAAAGCTTATATACTGAGGATCATTTTTGGTGTACACGATGCTTTTGGCACTGGAATTGCCACCCTCTTCGTACACAGATCCCTGCCACCGAACTGATCCTCCATTTTTAGGCATCCTGTTATAAGATATGCTGATATTTACCTTTCTCTCCTCTGACGTCCCCCATGCGCTACTATAGCCCGAGGATTTGCCTGTCATCTCCACTGTGACATTGCCTTCTGTGCGGTTTATGTCGTACACCTTTTTATACACCCAGTTTGAAGCAAAGTAACTTATAGCAGGTCTCTCGTCTGTGACGCTAGAGGCGCTAAAGGAATAATTGGGAGACCTCAGGCTATAGCTTACGCCGTCTATAGTGGCATTTTCACTCATGTTAGCCATAGAAACCGTAGACAACACTTGATTGCCGGTGCTTTTAAACTGCACGTTTAGCGTCACTGTGCGCCTCAATGTAGCCTTATGCTGGCTGTTTGCAAGGGTATAGGTATAGGTGATCCTCTGGGAATTGTTCCTCGGGGGCGTAGAGGACACCCTGAGGGTACCCTGAAATTCTATAGGCTCTCCGGTTATATAGACCATCTCTTTGTACTGTACGCCATCGGATACGCCGCTTTCATAGCCCACATCAGCGGCAAAAGCTGCTGTACACGCCATCGTGGACAACAAAAACACTGCAAAGGCCATCAAAAGTCTCTTCATCTCACCATCACCACATACCCTGTACTTCCATCCCGCACCACAAATACCTCATCCCCTGCTACAATATCGCTTAAATCAGCAGGCCTGCCGTTTTTGACAATAACGCCTTTGCTCACATTTACGCTGTCAATACCGCTCTGGTACCATGATTCGCTATGCTCGCTGTAATCCCTGGCATCCTCCAGGTTTAACACCTTATTGCCTTCGTCCACCGAAGCCACCCTGGCCACAGTAAGTCTGTCACTCCATTGGCTTGCTGTAATGCCTTTGTTTCCTACCACGTTTACAGCTATAGCGTTTTTGTTACCATCAGTGACCGCGTATGTAAAACAGCTCCTAAGGTCTACATTGGAATCCATATACCTCATGGACGTAAAATCCTTGAGGTCAATGGACCTACCGGGTACAGAGGTGTTGTCCATAATAATGGTATCTTCATTTAAATACATATATTCGCTCCCCACCCATTCCCATTGGTTATTTTCCAGTTCCTGTGCCTTGGTGAGCTTAAATCTATCGCTGTATATGCCGTCGTATTCTTTACTGTTTTCCAGGCGTTCATTCATTATTTTACCCCTAAACACCTGATAAGGAGGCCATTGGGGGGTTTGTACCAGGACAATGCGCGCTGTGCTGTTATCTCCGTCTTTAGAGGCTATAACCAAAAGGTCCTGCCCTTTTGTAAGCCCCTCAGCTGGCATCAATCTGCTGGCGTTTATCACGGCGGTGGAATCATCGTATACGAGCCCATTATTGCCTACGGTCATTTTCCTCGCCGCGTAGTCAATGCCATCCAAAGGGTATTCGTATATATACTCGTAACCGTTAAAGGCATTTACATACCCTACTTCGGGACCTTCGTAGCCCTGGATCAGGATAACGTACGCTCTCAAGGACCTGTAGCCGCTTAAATTATCAGGATCTACTTTGCTGCCGTTTACATATAGCCTGGCATCATCTGAGATGCTGTAGGCTGCATAGCCTGTGTCATAGACCCATTGACCGTTTTTGTACTGCTGTACATCTGATATGGCCAACTTTCCATTAGAATACCCTTCTAGATTCCCTTTTATTATGGCGTCCACACTGCCATAGCTGTTTTGAACGGCAATTTTTGAAGGATAGCCGTAATAAATAGAGTCAAAATACAAGACCACATTATCCCCATCTAAAATGTCCTGTACGCTGCCGGTCCTTTCAGGTAACGAAACGGGTACATCGTCGTAAACAGTGTATTTTTTTATTGTGCCATCTGAGGTCAAAATGTTTATGGTATATTCGTCCCCGTCCCTTGCGATATTTAAAACCTGTCCATATACCCTTATGCTGCCTGGATCTACATAACCCGGGGCGCCCTCGTCCATGTAAATCGATATGCTCTTGACCTGCCCGTTTACCACTTTTAGACTCACCGACTGGCCGTACTTGAGGTCGTCAATGCTGCCAGGCAGGCCGTTTACGTCCACAGGGGTGTACTGATTGAGGATATACGTCCTGCTGTCGCCATCCAGTTCCTCTACAGTCAGGCGATCAAAAGATACATCTGTCACCACTCCTTCCACCTGTTGGGCATCGGATTTACTGTTTGCTGCCTGGGCAAACAAAACATTATTCCCTTTGACGTAATAGACAATGCCATCACCGCTTTTAAGGGACAACGCCAACCCTACGCTGTTTCCCCTCAATACCGGCACATCGTATCCGCTCTGTACCTCCAGTGTAGCCATAGACCCGTCATCGTTTTCCACGTAATAATCCCTGACAGGCGCGTCATTAACGTATCTAACAGATACATCAGTTATAACTCCGCTTTTGACTGTAATACCGCTCACCTTTGAACAATAGGGCAAAAGGAGAAAAACCATGCTGGCCAGCTCATTTCTTTTAAGGGAGGCAGTAGGCCTGAAGCTTATAGAGTTACCCGAAAAGCTTCCTTTGATAGCCCCAATGCGCACCAATGGCTCTATATAAGGAAGGTAATCGGCATTTATTTCCCTCCAGTCGTCAAAGGCGTACACAGCCCCCTGCTGCGTACCGTAAACAGGTTGTACACCGGACAGCTTGCCCAACCAGTACGCCACTACCTGTCTCTGAGCAGGAGCTGTCCAGTCTATGGAAGCATCAGTTTTGGAAAGTATGCCTTTACTTAAGGCGTAATCCACATAGGCATATGCCCACGGATCTGCATTTACATTCACCGTAGCTTTTTTGCCGTTGCTGAGGGTGGCAGCGTATCTCTGAACATTTTCCTCCTGCCCTGCCGCCCTTAATGCCACTGCTAAAGCTTCCTCATAGGTAAGAATCCTATCAGGGTAAAACTTACTGCCTGACCCTCTGAAAATAGAAAGGGCGGTGAGAGCTTTTATGGGTTTTTCCGCCCAATTGCCCTTAATATCCTCAAAGGAAGACAGCTTGGCCAAGTACGGAGCCTGCTGAGTACCATAATAAACATCATTCTGGGCATTAGCCGTATTTACTTGCAGGGACACAAGCAACGCAATCAGCAGTATTTTTAAAAGTTTTTTCATCTTTTCACCTCGCTAAAAAGGGCAAACCTGCCTGTTTCGCTTCTGCTGATTATAACACTATCCCATTGAACATAGCCCGTAGTCTTTAACCATCGGTCTAAACCAGGATTGTAATAGTACATCTGTACTGACCTTATATCTATCAAAGGATCATAATCTAAGGCCATGCTGTAATTCATCACCACACCATCGTCTACGTATTTTTCGCTGCCTTTTTGCACGTATATATTTACGTCGTACACATCGCTTACCAGCTTATAGCCTTTGCCCATGGCTATGCTCGCTCTCTCCTTTACATCTCCGCCCATCCTGTTTATCTCTAAAACCACATAGTCCGCATCCACCTGAGGAGAACCTATCTTTTTCCCTATATTACTGGTATTAAAGCTTATATCGCCACCACTAAACCGCACATCAAAACTCTTGTTCTGCCCTTTAAGCCCCCATGGTATATTTAAAACGTATTTATTGATTCCCTTATACATCGAACCCGTGAGGTCTACAGCCGTACTGCCTTTTATCCCTAACGTCACGATAACCTTATTACCGCTGACCATTATAGAATTACTATAAGATTTACTTTGATTCTCATCTTGCTCTTCATCTTCCATGCCATAAGTTTTAACACGGCAGGTTTCTTCACCCGACACTCCGCTGGCATTTATAGCTCTGAGCCTGAAGCTGTAAGTGGTACCGGGGGAAAGCCCCCTGACATAATAGGTAGTCACAGAAGCGTCTAGAGAGGTTATAAATATCCATTGGGACTGGGTGTTGTTTCCGTTTTTTAGGTATAACTCGTATTTTAATGCCCCTTTTACTTTGTCCCACCACAACTTTACCGTAGTGCCGCTTTGTGCCTTGGCAGAAAAATTCTTCGGTGTTTCTGGATTGGTCACGATATACTCATACCCATTTTTCAGCGTGGCTTCAGAGCCATCGGGATTTCTCACCGTCACGTCCACCCATCCTTCCCTGCCCGGAGGCGTTATGACCGAAATGGCAGTGTTGTCGTCCATGACCTGAGGATTTGATGCCTCAACGCCGTCAAAGTAAACCGTGGCTCCCATCTGAAATCCCGACCCGTATACGATCACTCTATCCCCGCCATTGGTGGAGCCCGAATCGGGAGCAACTTTTGAGACCACAGGATTAGAGGCTGTAGCAAGGTACTTAAAGGCATTGGGCATATAAGCGCTGCCGCCGTCGCCGTTATCCACCATTATATCTACCCACTTATCTGCATAATCCTGGGGTACCTGAGGAGAGAACACCACTAGATACGTATCATCGTCGGCGTGCTGTATAATAGTAGCCTGTCTGCCTCCAAAATACACCTTCGCCGTCTTTCTGAGGTCTCTTCCGTATATAGTCACCCTGGTACCTCCATTTACTGAACCAGATACCGGGGTTACCGACGATATAACAGGGTCACTGAGAGGGGCCACTGCCTTTACAGTCCCGGTAGCGGTACCGCCGTCAGGGTTTACCACTTCTATCACCTTATTCCCTTGGCTTTTAAGAGGAGGAATAGTTACTACTATAGTAGATGCATCCAGCACTGTTACACTGTTGTCATTAGGGTCATCAGGATTAGAGGGTAACTTTATGACATCAGCCCCATCGTGTACTTTTACTACGCTCATTATAGTCTTGCCGTCACTTCCCGTACGCCTCATGGTAAAGTTGCTACCCTTTATTATAACCGTATCGCCTTTGACTGATATCACTTGAGGTATTATATCTGAAATAGTGGGCTTGGACTGGGTATATGTGTAGCCGCCTTTGAGCACCGCTACGCCTCCGCCCTTATCGCCGCTAGCGGGGTTTACCAGCGTCACATCCACGCTTTTAGCAGCAGGGTACGCCGGCGTGGTGACCTCTAGGGTATATTCGTCGATGTATGCAACCTTGTCGGCCTTTACACCCCCAAAGTAGACATCGGGGGCATGATATACCGTAGAGCCATTAACATCCACCGCTACCCTCCTGAAATCCCTGCCCTTCACGGTAACCAC
The genomic region above belongs to Caldanaerobius polysaccharolyticus DSM 13641 and contains:
- a CDS encoding S-layer homology domain-containing protein, translating into MKKLLKILLIALLVSLQVNTANAQNDVYYGTQQAPYLAKLSSFEDIKGNWAEKPIKALTALSIFRGSGSKFYPDRILTYEEALAVALRAAGQEENVQRYAATLSNGKKATVNVNADPWAYAYVDYALSKGILSKTDASIDWTAPAQRQVVAYWLGKLSGVQPVYGTQQGAVYAFDDWREINADYLPYIEPLVRIGAIKGSFSGNSISFRPTASLKRNELASMVFLLLPYCSKVSGITVKSGVITDVSVRYVNDAPVRDYYVENDDGSMATLEVQSGYDVPVLRGNSVGLALSLKSGDGIVYYVKGNNVLFAQAANSKSDAQQVEGVVTDVSFDRLTVEELDGDSRTYILNQYTPVDVNGLPGSIDDLKYGQSVSLKVVNGQVKSISIYMDEGAPGYVDPGSIRVYGQVLNIARDGDEYTINILTSDGTIKKYTVYDDVPVSLPERTGSVQDILDGDNVVLYFDSIYYGYPSKIAVQNSYGSVDAIIKGNLEGYSNGKLAISDVQQYKNGQWVYDTGYAAYSISDDARLYVNGSKVDPDNLSGYRSLRAYVILIQGYEGPEVGYVNAFNGYEYIYEYPLDGIDYAARKMTVGNNGLVYDDSTAVINASRLMPAEGLTKGQDLLVIASKDGDNSTARIVLVQTPQWPPYQVFRGKIMNERLENSKEYDGIYSDRFKLTKAQELENNQWEWVGSEYMYLNEDTIIMDNTSVPGRSIDLKDFTSMRYMDSNVDLRSCFTYAVTDGNKNAIAVNVVGNKGITASQWSDRLTVARVASVDEGNKVLNLEDARDYSEHSESWYQSGIDSVNVSKGVIVKNGRPADLSDIVAGDEVFVVRDGSTGYVVMVR
- the spoIIID gene encoding sporulation transcriptional regulator SpoIIID; amino-acid sequence: MKGNIDERVVEIAKYVIKAEATVRETASVFGVSKSTVHKDMTERLPKINPELYKGVKNVLEKNKAERHIRGGKATRLKYKNLKHLTAKKEDFSESYRIN
- the flgF gene encoding flagellar basal-body rod protein FlgF, producing the protein MIRGLYIAATGMVDQMARMDTISNNLANVNTAAFKKDYNVTRSFPEILMDRQGYTDASLKKPDIGTINYGVWSGGIYTDLSQGSFQKTDNPLDLAIDGNGFFAVQSGNRVLYTRDGRFTRGSNGLLVTTEGMPVLGVNGVINLPQGQVTVNPNGDIYVNGNYVDTLRLVDINGGNGGAITKFGDNLITGPIGNRPVGGIRQGYVEASNVNPIEEMVDMIEVTRAYEANQKVITAMDDTLNKAVNEVGRI
- a CDS encoding S-layer homology domain-containing protein — encoded protein: MKRLLMAFAVFLLSTMACTAAFAADVGYESGVSDGVQYKEMVYITGEPIEFQGTLRVSSTPPRNNSQRITYTYTLANSQHKATLRRTVTLNVQFKSTGNQVLSTVSMANMSENATIDGVSYSLRSPNYSFSASSVTDERPAISYFASNWVYKKVYDINRTEGNVTVEMTGKSSGYSSAWGTSEERKVNISISYNRMPKNGGSVRWQGSVYEEGGNSSAKSIVYTKNDPQYISFKGNYVVKSQGQDVLQYTYNLPRWNNGVLSSERVEKSGMLAVNMTPEITQPLAVGEKRDIKGHWAEDSIKKILALGVFQGSSDYFGPALPVKRADFARAIAIVAGIKIDDSTGSMSISVRNRSNTPEVSPFLDVSVNNSDYKYIKAVASSGLMEGTSPNTFSPSQSLTREQAITIAIRALGLESLAPAGQYHTPFADDFKISPWARDCVYVAHLVGLIQGDEYNRVNPQQVMTRAEVSVFLDRFIQFLSDDMVKDYVNRVLNF
- the flgG gene encoding flagellar basal-body rod protein FlgG, which translates into the protein MIRALWTAATGMNAQQLNVDVISNNLANANTTGYKAARAEFKDLIYDTIQGPSNQQYVGSPVNIQVGVGVRPAATARDFSEGNLQQTNNPFDLAIDGKGFFVVQGLNGQRLYTRDGSFKLSVSGDQAMLVTSEGYPVLDDTGNPITFDSTQKEISISRTGEISAKDDMGNVQDLGIRLAVVNFINPDGLQAQGDNLYAETVSSGQPIYDDPTNPQNQVLQGFLETSNIKVVQEMVNLITAQRVYEINSKSIQAADEMMNTANNLRR
- a CDS encoding M23 family metallopeptidase, producing the protein MKKFLQKNSFYVILLSCIVIVAIAAMVTVNHNINKLAKKEVLPKNTAQNQVGSSVNKSDSDIIIGDINKDLKNGTAQENTQKSEQKVQSQAQKSDKDNQTSQGEKTVQNQVPASAGTSEKPIKSVTAPVVDASPVASTVAASMIMPAEGTISMDYAMSNLIYSKTLDEWRTHNGIDVAAKAETPVKAAMSGIVEKVYKDLKLGNTVVIKHSGGYETRYSSLAEDIKVKEGQTVNQGDVIGYVGQSASFEIADGTHVHFEVLKDGKNVNPHDYIKK
- the mreB gene encoding rod shape-determining protein, with the protein product MFGFGMDIGIDLGTASVILYVRGKGIVLMEPSVVAVEAKTGRLLAIGSEARRMIGRTPGNIIAVRPLRQGVISDFEVTRKMLRYFINKACGERSFFRPRVMISVPSSITEVEKRAVIDAAYQAGAKKAFLIEEPIAAAIGAGLDISKPSGCMVVDIGGGTTDIAVISLGGTVVSMSIKTAGDDFDEAIARYIRKKYHLMIGERTAEELKINAGTAIPLDPPIKVNVRGRSLVTGLPMIVEVSCDEILEALSESLSVIVDAIHSVLERTPPELVGDIGDKGIVLTGGGSLLRNLDKLLQDKLSVPVYLADDPISCVALGTGKALEYIGTLDASSIYSDAKMVFVER
- the spoIID gene encoding stage II sporulation protein D — translated: MKMLIYFLVGLFAAVVFLPVSIVLSWNAISPEKPLVSGKGGAKTSYIITSDNNASGTVSSQQDYKDVNINVYVVQKGKIQGMPLEQYVKGVVAAEMPADFSIEALKAQAVASRTYAVSKMREFGGKGDGEHPGADVCTDSHHCQAWASDEELKSRWGKNYSMYKAKIDEAVDSTKGQVLVYEDKLIQPVFHAISGGRTESAADVWGKNIPYLVSVDSPYEESAPKYKSRVVMAKSEFIQRLKALRPMARVDVSNLPSQVKVLEYSQTNRVKKIRIGDQVLTGEELRNIYGLNSTNVRFAFNGNDVVMDVTGYGHGVGMSQFGADGMAEHGSNYEDILKHYYKDVTIASIREFYKKQ